The DNA sequence CAGGCTCAAAGCCGGACGTTTGTAACTTTTGTTGCAATCAAATCTGATTAAATTCTTCAACTTTGCATAAAATAGGAATTATGCCATTAGAAATCTTTGGATATATCGGTGCTGTGATAATGGGTTTGTCACTTGGGCTGATTGGCGGCGGCGGTTCCATTCTTACAGTGCCCATTCTGGTTTATTTGTTCTCCGTTGATGCAGTTGCGGCTACGGCCTACTCTTTGTTCATCGTCGGATTAACCAGCCTTATTGGATCTTTCAGTCATATGCGCATGGGAAATATTCATTGGAGAACGGCTATAGTATTTGGTATCCCTTCTATCATAAGCGTCTTTCTTACGAGGGCATACCTGGTGCCGGCAATACCAAAATCCCTTTTTGTTGTCGGAAATTTTGAAGTGACCAAATCCATTGGTCTGCTGCTATTATTTGCAGTCATTATGCTGCTGGCATCTTATTCCATGATAAAAAAACAGGAACAAGAAAATGAAAGCGGTAATGGTAACGAAATAAAATACAACTACCCCTTAATCATTACAGAAGGTACAGTTGTAGGCCTGATTACCGGATTAGTGGGTGCAGGCGGTGGTTTTCTTATAATTCCAGCATTGGTTTTACTGGCAAAGCTGCCCATGAAAAAAGCAGTCGGAACTTCTCTTATCATTATTGCGGCCAAATCACTAATCGGATTTATCGGAGATATGAAGGGCGACGAGATAATAGACTGGAATTTTTTACTCCTGTTC is a window from the Sphingobacteriales bacterium genome containing:
- a CDS encoding sulfite exporter TauE/SafE family protein, giving the protein MPLEIFGYIGAVIMGLSLGLIGGGGSILTVPILVYLFSVDAVAATAYSLFIVGLTSLIGSFSHMRMGNIHWRTAIVFGIPSIISVFLTRAYLVPAIPKSLFVVGNFEVTKSIGLLLLFAVIMLLASYSMIKKQEQENESGNGNEIKYNYPLIITEGTVVGLITGLVGAGGGFLIIPALVLLAKLPMKKAVGTSLIIIAAKSLIGFIGDMKGDEIIDWNFLLLFSGVSIAGIISGSMLSKRISGDKLKPAFGWFVLIMGIYIILKETVLK